A genome region from Streptomyces antimycoticus includes the following:
- a CDS encoding SpoIIE family protein phosphatase: MGEQFAETHMRRPVITARAAATFEPVGRSVAAARTFVRDTLQGWGLTDIVDDAVVLTSELVTNAVVHAGTTADVVCIRADTGVRVEVADRYPEREVPLQSNGGHHFGNPDREGGRGLLLCAALAGRWGVEYTATHKQVWFQLDFPDRPAGTRAAGPALPSSALPIADARVRVGVVQVDSSGLISAWNDDAQELFGYPPEQVIGKPLTDLAAWPHTPGTGTGVAEALLLSRWEGSYGIRGADGRVAPVYASHLRIRDAEGEPSTVCLLVRERERAVLQSPMRGANVDTADTSDRGQATDAFEVFIGSPAPDDLDGLLQRTVERARDMLDGDAAYLLLATDDETELEVRASTGLPSARQRFARVPVEAGTGRYGSARMPAVHEDLSAVPGAVPLLVNTGMRSVVTVPLKVEGRLTGSLGVAAESPARYSNEEALRLQFAADRIALAVERARLTELERLRRGSLSFLVEASDLLAGTLDRDQTLALMAQMTVPTLASWCAVYTVADQASEPELSYVLHEDEDRIDGLKALLMKIDPPEQVPTGGARSWSGPYDAAHAAALRTSLRSLSLGDSARPSSGPGASLATASAVGGETVVLPLVARNRVIGMLILGKPTDEHFRQENLELAEDLSRRAALALDNARLYSERTAISQSLQRSLLPPEQPEVPGVEVEVIYRAAGEGNEVGGDFYDLFPIRDGAYGFAIGDVCGTGPEAAAVTGLARHALRLLAREGFGGPAVLERLNAAILDEGARSRFLTLLYGELWPQHDGSAVLKVVCAGHPLPLRLRQDGTVEAAAEPQPLLGVMEDLELYEQTVTLDPGDVLLCVTDGVTERREGTRMLGDDGLIDVLTTCTGLTAGAVAARVLRAVERFAAEPPSDDMAILAMRVPEPADS, translated from the coding sequence ATGGGTGAGCAGTTCGCCGAGACACATATGAGGAGACCTGTGATCACCGCGCGGGCAGCCGCCACCTTCGAGCCGGTGGGACGCTCGGTCGCCGCCGCCCGCACTTTTGTCCGGGACACCCTCCAGGGGTGGGGCCTCACCGACATCGTGGACGACGCCGTCGTCCTGACCAGCGAACTTGTCACCAACGCGGTGGTGCACGCCGGTACCACCGCCGATGTGGTCTGCATCCGCGCCGACACCGGCGTGCGCGTCGAGGTGGCCGACCGCTACCCCGAGCGCGAGGTTCCGCTGCAGAGCAACGGCGGCCACCACTTCGGAAACCCCGACCGCGAGGGCGGCCGCGGTCTGCTGCTGTGCGCGGCCCTCGCCGGCCGCTGGGGCGTCGAGTACACCGCGACCCACAAGCAGGTCTGGTTCCAGCTCGATTTCCCCGACCGCCCGGCCGGAACCCGAGCGGCCGGGCCCGCCCTGCCCTCCAGCGCCCTGCCCATCGCCGACGCCCGGGTCCGGGTCGGAGTCGTCCAGGTCGACAGCAGCGGTCTGATCAGCGCCTGGAACGACGACGCTCAGGAGCTGTTCGGCTACCCACCGGAGCAGGTCATCGGCAAGCCGCTGACCGACCTCGCCGCGTGGCCCCACACCCCCGGCACCGGCACCGGCGTCGCCGAGGCGCTCCTGCTCTCGCGCTGGGAGGGCTCCTACGGCATCCGCGGCGCCGACGGCCGGGTCGCCCCCGTCTACGCCTCCCATCTGCGTATCCGCGATGCCGAGGGCGAGCCGTCCACCGTCTGTCTGCTGGTGCGCGAACGTGAGCGCGCCGTACTGCAGAGCCCGATGCGCGGTGCGAACGTCGACACCGCCGACACCTCTGATCGGGGCCAGGCCACCGACGCCTTCGAGGTCTTCATCGGCTCCCCGGCCCCCGACGACCTCGACGGTCTGCTCCAGCGCACCGTCGAGCGGGCCCGCGACATGCTCGACGGCGACGCCGCCTATCTGCTGCTCGCCACCGACGACGAGACCGAGTTGGAGGTCCGCGCCTCCACCGGGCTGCCCTCCGCCCGCCAGCGCTTCGCCCGCGTCCCCGTCGAAGCCGGCACCGGGCGCTACGGCTCGGCCCGGATGCCCGCCGTCCACGAGGACCTGTCCGCGGTGCCCGGCGCCGTTCCACTACTGGTGAACACGGGGATGCGCTCCGTCGTCACCGTCCCGCTGAAGGTCGAGGGCCGGCTCACCGGCTCGCTGGGCGTCGCCGCCGAGTCCCCCGCCCGCTACAGCAACGAAGAGGCCCTGCGGCTGCAGTTCGCCGCCGACCGCATCGCCCTCGCCGTCGAGCGCGCCCGCCTCACCGAGCTGGAGCGGCTGCGCCGTGGCTCCCTGTCCTTCCTCGTTGAGGCGTCCGACCTCCTCGCGGGCACCCTGGACCGCGATCAGACGCTGGCGCTGATGGCCCAGATGACCGTGCCCACGCTGGCCAGTTGGTGCGCCGTCTATACGGTCGCCGACCAGGCGTCCGAGCCCGAACTGTCGTACGTCCTGCACGAGGACGAGGACCGCATCGACGGGCTCAAGGCCCTGCTGATGAAGATCGACCCACCGGAGCAGGTCCCCACCGGAGGGGCCCGCAGCTGGTCCGGCCCCTACGACGCGGCCCACGCCGCCGCTCTGCGCACCTCGCTGCGCAGCCTCAGCCTCGGCGATTCCGCCCGCCCCTCCTCCGGCCCCGGCGCCTCGCTCGCGACCGCCTCCGCGGTCGGCGGGGAGACGGTCGTGCTGCCCCTGGTGGCCCGTAACCGCGTCATCGGCATGCTCATCCTCGGCAAGCCCACCGACGAGCACTTCCGCCAGGAGAACCTGGAGCTCGCGGAGGACCTCTCCCGCCGGGCCGCGCTGGCGCTGGACAACGCGCGGCTCTACTCGGAGCGCACCGCCATCAGCCAGTCCCTGCAGCGCAGCCTGCTGCCGCCCGAGCAGCCCGAGGTCCCCGGAGTCGAGGTCGAGGTCATCTACCGCGCGGCGGGCGAGGGCAATGAGGTCGGCGGCGACTTCTACGACCTCTTCCCGATCCGCGACGGGGCGTACGGCTTCGCCATCGGCGATGTCTGCGGCACCGGTCCGGAGGCCGCAGCGGTCACCGGACTCGCCCGGCACGCCCTGCGGCTGCTCGCCCGCGAGGGTTTCGGGGGCCCGGCGGTCCTGGAGCGGCTCAACGCGGCCATCCTCGACGAGGGCGCCCGCAGCCGCTTCCTGACCCTCCTCTACGGGGAGTTGTGGCCGCAGCACGACGGCAGCGCGGTGCTCAAGGTCGTCTGCGCCGGACACCCCCTGCCGCTCCGGCTGCGCCAGGACGGCACCGTGGAGGCGGCGGCCGAGCCCCAGCCGCTGCTGGGCGTCATGGAGGACCTCGAGCTGTACGAGCAGACGGTGACGCTCGACCCGGGCGATGTGCTGCTGTGCGTCACCGACGGTGTGACGGAGCGGCGCGAGGGCACCAGGATGCTCGGCGACGACGGCCTTATCGACGTCCTCACGACCTGTACCGGCCTTACGGCGGGCGCGGTGGCCGCCCGGGTGCTGCGGGCCGTCGAGCGCTTCGCGGCGGAGCCGCCGTCGGACGACATGGCGATCCTGGCGATGCGCGTTCCCGAGCCCGCCGACTCCTGA
- a CDS encoding DegT/DnrJ/EryC1/StrS family aminotransferase, which produces MPLMGTPTDELLHELTRARVRPGDEVIVPSYGTPEAAEAVLLAGARPVFVDIDAHTYCIDPAAVAEALTPRTTAIVAIHTFGHPADMAALTDLGQRHGVLVIGYGSAGEPAGEILRRQANAAYLDGKLRGVLTPPVAPGVEHTYQQYVVRVPGNGRPDRDAFARTLRSRGVVCHVPVRTPAYRTARFRRDLWLAETERAADECLALPVDPTMSRRELQRVVSACNALGGLLQSAA; this is translated from the coding sequence ATGCCGCTCATGGGGACACCTACGGATGAGCTGCTGCATGAGTTGACCCGGGCGCGGGTGCGGCCGGGCGACGAGGTAATCGTGCCGTCCTACGGCACTCCCGAGGCCGCCGAAGCGGTGCTGCTGGCCGGCGCCAGGCCGGTGTTCGTGGACATCGACGCCCATACCTACTGCATAGACCCGGCCGCGGTTGCCGAGGCGCTGACGCCCCGGACCACGGCCATCGTGGCCATTCATACCTTCGGACATCCCGCCGACATGGCGGCCCTCACCGACCTGGGCCAGCGGCACGGCGTGCTGGTGATCGGATACGGGTCGGCCGGTGAGCCCGCCGGGGAGATTCTGCGGCGGCAGGCCAACGCGGCCTATCTGGACGGAAAGTTGCGCGGTGTTCTCACGCCGCCGGTCGCGCCCGGCGTGGAACACACCTATCAGCAGTACGTCGTTCGGGTCCCCGGCAATGGCCGGCCGGACCGGGACGCCTTCGCCCGCACGCTGCGTTCTCGCGGCGTCGTATGCCATGTGCCCGTACGGACCCCCGCGTACCGCACCGCGCGCTTCCGGCGCGATCTGTGGCTCGCGGAGACCGAGCGGGCGGCCGATGAATGCCTGGCGCTGCCCGTCGATCCGACCATGTCACGGCGGGAGTTGCAGCGCGTGGTCTCGGCCTGCAACGCGCTGGGCGGCCTGCTGCAGTCAGCCGCTTGA
- a CDS encoding HAMP domain-containing protein, whose protein sequence is MESGAAARGTNTRAKGGRSRSNGTTEVDTAALNRLLTAMTAMRDGNFRKRLTVSGEGVMAEIAAVFNEVADRNLQLTGELTRVRRVVGREGKLTERLETGACEGQWAAAIDASNALVDDLVRPVSEVGRVLSAVAEGDLEQRMDLRAQGADGSAHPLRGEFLKVGRTVNGLVDQLSAFTDEVTRVASEVGTEGKLGGQARVRGMSGSWKDLTESVNTMASRLTAQVRDIALVTTAVAKGDLSRKVTVHVSGEMLELKETVNTMVDQLSSFASEVTRVAREVGTEGELGGQAKVPGVAGVWKDLTDSVNLMAGNLTAQVRGIAQVTTAVANGDLSQKVTVSARGEVAQLADTINTMTETLRTFADEVTRVASEVGAEGLLGGQAQVPGAAGTWKDLTDSVNTAFRNLTAQVRDIAQVTTAVANGDLSQKVTVDVAGEMLELKNTTNTMVDQLQSFGAEVTRVAREIGVEGELGGQAQVPGAAGTWKDLTDSVNTAFRNLTGQVRNIAQVTTAVANGDLSQKVTVDVSGEMLKLKNTVNTMVDQLSSFADQVTRMARDVGTEGRLGGQARVDGVSGVWKDLTDSVNSMAGNLTAQVRGIAQVTTAVARGDLSQKIEVDARGEILELKNTINTMVDQLSAFAEQVTRVAREVGTDGRLGGQAQVPGVAGVWRDLTDSVNGMAGNLTAQVRNIAQVATAVARGDLSQKIDVDARGEILELKNTLNTMVDQLSSFAEEVTRVAREVGTEGQLGGQAEVQGVSGTWKDLTQSVNSMANNLTSQVRSIAEVTTAVAKGDLSKKITVDAKGEILELVTTVNTMVDQLSSFAEQVTRVAREVGTEGQLGGQARVPGVTGIWKDLSNNVNLMANNLTIQVRNISQVSAAVANGDLTKKVTVEARGEVAALADTVNTMVTTLSSFADEVTRVAREVGTDGILGGQARVPGVSGTWKDLTESVNSMASNLTGQVRNIAMVTTAIAQGDLTKKIDIEARGEILELKTTINTMVDQLSSFADQVTRVAREVGTEGQLGGQARVRDVAGTWKDLTESVNEMAGNLTRQVRAIAEVATAVTRGDLNLKIDVDASGEIQVLQDHINTMIANLRETTLANKEQDWLKGNLARISGLMQGRRDLEDVARLIMSELTPVVSAQHGAFFLAVPPGEGTEVVADSTSDDGYELLLVGSYGYTLGSMPTRFKAGETLIGTVAEEKRPILVENVPPGYLKIASGLGEAAPAHVIVLPVLFEGQLLGVIELASFQPFAQIQKDFLNQIAEMIGTSVNTISVNTKTEVLLKQSQELTEQLRERSAELENRQKALQASNAELEEKSERLARQNRDIEVKNTEIEEARQVLEERAEQLAVSMRYKSEFLANMSHELRTPLNSLLILAKLLADNADGNLSPKQVEFAETIHGAGSDLLQLINDILDLSKVEAGKMDVSPTRIALVQLVDYVEATFRPLTAEKGLDFSVRVSPELPATLHTDEQRLLQVLRNLLSNAVKFTDSGAVELVIRPAGADVPHAIREQLLEHGALRDADADMIAFSVTDTGIGIAASKMRVIFEAFKQADGTTSRKYGGTGLGLSISREIARLLGGEIHAASEPGRGSTFTLYLPLHPSELPPQGYPQLAPSSSGPGPLALAALPSGAEETAENGAGAEQEGAQDASGASSAARGRGGSGLFRRRQRAEQEASRADGEQVPPQAELSARSSGRRPGRQSQAPEPWLLGGQDLVAPEPVGGFHGEKVLIVDDDIRNVFALTSVLEQHGLQVLYAENGREGIEVLEQHDDVVLVLMDIMMPEMDGYATTAAIRRMPQFAGLPIIALTAKAMKGDREKSIEAGASDYVTKPVDTDHLLTVMEHWMSTE, encoded by the coding sequence GTGGAGTCTGGCGCAGCGGCGCGGGGCACGAATACGCGCGCGAAAGGCGGACGGTCCCGGAGCAATGGGACGACTGAAGTGGATACGGCGGCCCTGAACCGGCTGCTGACCGCGATGACAGCCATGCGGGACGGAAACTTCCGCAAGCGGCTCACGGTCTCGGGCGAGGGCGTGATGGCCGAGATCGCCGCGGTCTTCAACGAGGTCGCGGATCGCAATCTGCAGCTCACCGGTGAGCTGACCCGGGTGCGGCGGGTGGTCGGCCGCGAGGGCAAGCTGACCGAGCGGCTGGAGACCGGCGCCTGTGAGGGCCAGTGGGCCGCGGCCATCGACGCGTCCAATGCGCTGGTGGACGATCTTGTACGGCCGGTGTCCGAGGTGGGCCGGGTGCTGTCGGCGGTCGCCGAGGGCGATCTCGAGCAGCGCATGGACCTGCGGGCGCAGGGCGCCGATGGATCGGCGCATCCCCTGCGGGGCGAGTTCCTGAAAGTGGGGCGCACGGTCAACGGCCTGGTGGACCAGCTCTCCGCGTTCACCGACGAGGTGACGCGGGTCGCGAGTGAGGTCGGCACCGAGGGCAAGCTGGGTGGCCAGGCCCGAGTGCGTGGAATGTCGGGTTCGTGGAAGGACCTTACGGAGTCCGTCAACACGATGGCCTCCCGTCTCACCGCCCAGGTGCGTGACATCGCTCTCGTGACGACGGCGGTGGCGAAGGGTGATCTGTCCCGGAAGGTCACGGTTCATGTGTCCGGGGAGATGCTCGAGCTGAAGGAAACCGTCAACACGATGGTGGACCAGCTCTCCTCGTTCGCCTCCGAGGTGACCCGGGTCGCCCGTGAGGTGGGCACCGAGGGCGAGCTCGGCGGCCAGGCGAAGGTCCCGGGTGTCGCGGGCGTCTGGAAGGACCTGACCGACTCCGTCAACCTCATGGCGGGGAACCTGACCGCGCAGGTGCGCGGAATCGCACAGGTCACCACGGCGGTCGCCAACGGTGATCTGTCGCAGAAGGTGACGGTGAGCGCACGCGGCGAGGTCGCGCAGCTGGCCGACACGATCAACACCATGACCGAGACGCTGCGCACCTTCGCGGACGAGGTCACGCGGGTGGCCAGCGAGGTCGGCGCCGAGGGGCTGCTGGGCGGTCAGGCGCAGGTGCCGGGTGCGGCGGGGACGTGGAAGGACCTCACCGATTCGGTGAACACCGCGTTCCGGAACCTCACCGCGCAGGTGCGGGACATCGCGCAGGTGACGACGGCGGTGGCGAACGGCGATCTGTCGCAGAAGGTCACCGTGGATGTGGCCGGCGAGATGCTGGAGCTGAAGAACACCACCAACACGATGGTCGACCAGCTGCAGTCCTTCGGCGCCGAGGTGACCAGGGTCGCCCGGGAGATCGGCGTCGAGGGCGAGCTGGGCGGCCAGGCGCAGGTGCCGGGTGCGGCGGGAACGTGGAAGGACCTCACCGATTCGGTGAACACGGCCTTCCGGAACCTCACCGGACAGGTGCGCAACATCGCGCAGGTGACGACGGCGGTGGCGAACGGCGATCTGTCGCAGAAGGTCACCGTCGATGTCTCCGGTGAGATGCTCAAGCTGAAGAACACCGTGAACACCATGGTGGACCAGCTGTCCTCGTTCGCCGACCAGGTCACCAGGATGGCGCGGGACGTGGGCACCGAGGGCCGGCTGGGCGGTCAGGCCCGGGTGGACGGGGTCAGCGGCGTCTGGAAGGACCTGACCGACTCCGTCAACTCCATGGCCGGGAACCTGACGGCACAGGTGCGCGGTATCGCCCAGGTGACGACGGCGGTCGCGCGCGGCGATCTGTCGCAGAAGATCGAGGTGGACGCGCGCGGCGAGATCCTGGAGCTGAAGAACACCATCAACACGATGGTCGACCAGCTCTCCGCCTTCGCCGAGCAGGTGACCCGCGTCGCCCGTGAGGTGGGTACGGACGGCCGGCTGGGCGGTCAGGCGCAGGTGCCCGGTGTGGCGGGCGTATGGCGCGATCTGACCGACTCGGTGAACGGCATGGCGGGCAATCTGACCGCCCAGGTGCGCAATATCGCGCAGGTCGCCACGGCGGTCGCGCGGGGTGACCTCTCCCAGAAGATCGACGTCGATGCGCGCGGCGAGATCCTGGAGCTGAAGAACACCCTGAACACGATGGTCGACCAGTTGTCGTCCTTCGCGGAGGAGGTCACCAGGGTCGCCCGAGAGGTGGGCACCGAGGGCCAGTTGGGCGGCCAGGCCGAGGTGCAGGGCGTCTCCGGGACGTGGAAGGACCTCACCCAGTCGGTCAACAGCATGGCCAACAACCTGACGTCCCAGGTGCGTTCGATCGCGGAGGTGACGACGGCGGTTGCCAAGGGCGATCTGTCGAAGAAGATCACCGTCGATGCCAAGGGCGAGATCCTGGAGCTGGTCACCACCGTGAACACGATGGTGGACCAGCTGTCGTCGTTCGCCGAGCAGGTGACCCGGGTGGCCCGTGAGGTGGGCACCGAGGGGCAGTTGGGCGGTCAGGCGCGGGTTCCGGGCGTGACCGGTATCTGGAAGGACCTGAGCAACAACGTCAACCTGATGGCCAACAATCTGACCATCCAGGTGCGGAACATTTCGCAGGTCTCGGCCGCGGTCGCCAACGGTGATCTGACGAAGAAGGTGACCGTCGAGGCGCGCGGCGAGGTCGCGGCGCTGGCCGACACCGTCAACACGATGGTGACGACGCTGTCCTCGTTCGCCGACGAGGTCACCCGCGTGGCCCGTGAGGTGGGCACGGACGGCATCCTGGGCGGCCAGGCGCGGGTGCCCGGCGTCTCGGGGACGTGGAAGGACCTCACCGAGTCCGTGAACTCGATGGCGTCCAACCTGACCGGACAGGTCCGCAACATCGCGATGGTCACCACGGCCATCGCCCAGGGTGATCTGACCAAGAAGATCGACATCGAGGCGCGCGGCGAGATCCTCGAGCTGAAGACGACCATCAACACGATGGTGGACCAGCTCTCCTCGTTCGCCGACCAGGTGACCCGGGTGGCCCGCGAGGTGGGCACCGAGGGGCAGCTGGGCGGCCAGGCGCGGGTGCGGGACGTGGCCGGCACCTGGAAGGACCTGACCGAATCGGTGAACGAGATGGCCGGCAACCTGACCCGTCAGGTGCGCGCCATCGCCGAGGTCGCCACCGCGGTGACCCGCGGCGATCTCAACCTCAAGATCGATGTGGACGCCTCGGGCGAGATCCAGGTCCTCCAGGACCACATCAACACCATGATCGCCAACCTGCGCGAGACGACGCTCGCCAACAAGGAGCAGGACTGGCTCAAGGGCAACCTCGCCCGGATCTCCGGTCTGATGCAGGGACGGCGCGACCTGGAGGACGTCGCCCGGCTGATCATGAGCGAGCTGACCCCGGTGGTCTCCGCCCAGCACGGCGCGTTCTTCCTGGCCGTACCGCCGGGCGAGGGCACCGAGGTGGTCGCGGACAGCACCTCCGACGACGGCTACGAACTGCTGCTGGTCGGCTCTTACGGCTACACCCTCGGCTCGATGCCCACGCGCTTCAAGGCCGGGGAGACGCTGATCGGCACGGTCGCCGAGGAGAAGCGCCCGATCCTGGTGGAGAACGTGCCACCGGGCTATCTCAAGATCGCCTCGGGGCTCGGCGAGGCGGCTCCGGCCCATGTGATCGTGTTGCCGGTGCTCTTCGAGGGGCAGCTGCTGGGCGTGATCGAGCTGGCCTCGTTCCAGCCCTTCGCCCAGATCCAGAAGGACTTCCTCAACCAGATCGCCGAGATGATCGGCACCAGCGTCAACACCATCAGCGTCAACACCAAGACCGAGGTGCTGCTGAAGCAGTCGCAGGAGCTGACCGAGCAGCTGCGCGAGCGGTCCGCAGAGCTGGAGAACCGGCAGAAGGCCCTCCAGGCGTCCAACGCGGAGCTGGAGGAGAAGTCCGAGCGGCTGGCCCGCCAGAACCGCGACATCGAGGTCAAGAACACCGAGATCGAGGAAGCCCGGCAGGTGCTCGAGGAGCGCGCCGAGCAGCTCGCGGTCTCGATGCGCTACAAGAGCGAGTTCCTGGCGAACATGTCGCATGAGCTGCGCACACCGCTCAACTCCCTGCTGATCCTGGCGAAGCTGCTCGCCGACAACGCCGACGGCAATCTCTCGCCGAAGCAGGTGGAGTTCGCCGAGACCATCCACGGCGCGGGCTCGGACCTGCTGCAGCTGATCAACGACATCCTGGACCTGTCGAAGGTCGAGGCGGGCAAGATGGACGTCAGCCCGACCCGTATCGCCCTGGTGCAGCTCGTCGACTATGTGGAGGCCACCTTCCGGCCGCTGACCGCAGAAAAGGGCCTGGACTTCTCCGTAAGGGTGTCGCCGGAGCTTCCGGCGACGCTGCACACCGACGAGCAGCGGCTGCTGCAGGTGCTGCGCAACCTGCTGTCCAACGCGGTGAAGTTCACCGACAGCGGCGCCGTGGAGCTGGTCATCCGGCCGGCGGGCGCGGATGTGCCGCACGCCATCCGGGAGCAGCTGCTGGAGCACGGCGCCCTGCGCGACGCGGACGCCGACATGATCGCCTTCTCGGTCACCGATACCGGTATCGGCATCGCGGCCAGCAAGATGCGGGTGATCTTCGAGGCGTTCAAGCAGGCCGACGGCACCACCAGCCGGAAGTACGGCGGCACCGGACTCGGCCTGTCCATCAGCCGGGAGATCGCCCGGCTGCTCGGCGGCGAGATCCACGCGGCCAGCGAACCGGGCCGCGGCTCGACCTTCACGCTCTATCTGCCTCTGCACCCCAGCGAGCTGCCGCCCCAGGGCTACCCGCAGCTCGCCCCGAGCAGCTCGGGGCCGGGCCCGCTGGCACTCGCGGCGCTCCCCAGCGGCGCGGAGGAGACCGCGGAGAACGGGGCCGGGGCGGAGCAGGAGGGCGCACAGGACGCCTCCGGCGCTTCCTCGGCGGCGCGCGGCCGTGGCGGCTCCGGGCTGTTCCGGCGGCGTCAGCGGGCCGAGCAGGAGGCGTCGCGGGCCGACGGGGAGCAGGTACCGCCGCAGGCGGAGCTGAGCGCCCGGTCGTCCGGCCGCCGCCCGGGGCGGCAGTCGCAGGCCCCCGAGCCGTGGCTGCTGGGCGGCCAGGATCTGGTGGCCCCGGAGCCGGTGGGTGGCTTCCACGGCGAGAAGGTGCTGATCGTCGACGACGACATCCGTAATGTCTTCGCGCTGACCAGCGTGCTGGAGCAGCACGGGCTGCAGGTCCTGTACGCGGAGAACGGCCGGGAGGGCATCGAGGTCCTGGAGCAGCACGACGATGTCGTGCTCGTCCTGATGGACATCATGATGCCGGAGATGGACGGCTACGCCACGACGGCCGCGATCCGCAGGATGCCCCAGTTCGCCGGGCTGCCGATCATCGCCCTCACCGCGAAGGCGATGAAGGGCGACCGGGAGAAGAGCATCGAAGCGGGCGCGTCGGACTACGTCACCAAGCCGGTCGACACCGATCATCTCCTTACCGTGATGGAGCACTGGATGTCGACTGAGTGA
- a CDS encoding response regulator: MVQKAKILLVDDRPENLLALEAILSALDQTLVRASSGEEALKALLTDDFAVILLDVQMPGMDGFETAAHIKRRERTRDIPIIFLTAINHGPHHTFRGYAAGAVDYISKPFDPWVLRAKVSVFVDLYMKNCQLREQASLLRLQLEGGQPAAGEAKESAGLLAELSARLAAVEEQAEALSKQLDESADAAAVATAAHLERKLTGLRRALDALEPGAGSGAGQVPSQN, from the coding sequence ATGGTGCAGAAGGCCAAGATCCTCCTGGTCGATGACCGGCCGGAGAATCTGCTGGCGCTGGAGGCCATTCTCTCCGCGCTCGATCAGACCCTGGTGCGGGCATCGTCAGGGGAGGAAGCGCTCAAGGCGCTGCTGACGGACGACTTCGCGGTGATTTTGCTGGACGTCCAGATGCCGGGCATGGACGGATTCGAGACCGCGGCGCACATCAAGCGCCGGGAGCGGACCCGCGACATCCCGATCATTTTCCTCACGGCGATCAACCACGGCCCCCACCACACCTTCCGGGGCTATGCGGCCGGTGCGGTGGACTACATCTCCAAGCCCTTCGACCCCTGGGTGCTCAGAGCCAAGGTCTCGGTCTTCGTGGATCTGTATATGAAGAACTGCCAGCTGCGGGAGCAGGCGTCGCTGCTGCGGCTGCAGTTGGAGGGCGGTCAGCCCGCCGCCGGTGAGGCCAAGGAGTCGGCTGGGCTGCTCGCCGAGCTGTCCGCGAGGCTCGCCGCCGTCGAGGAGCAGGCCGAGGCGCTCTCCAAGCAGCTGGACGAGTCGGCCGATGCGGCCGCCGTGGCCACCGCGGCCCATCTGGAGCGCAAGCTGACCGGACTGCGGCGGGCGCTGGACGCGCTGGAGCCGGGCGCGGGCAGCGGGGCCGGCCAGGTCCCCTCGCAGAACTGA